Proteins encoded by one window of Pseudonocardia alni:
- a CDS encoding Fur family transcriptional regulator, protein MLRAASLRVTRPRLAVLQAVHSHQHADTESIIRVVREDLGEVSHQAVYDVLRALHSSGLVRRIQPTGSVARYEARVGDNHHHVVCRSCGAIADVDCAVGSAPCLTASDDNGFVIDEAEVVYWGRCPDCSSTDPERMSRV, encoded by the coding sequence ATGCTGCGCGCAGCGTCGCTGCGCGTGACGCGTCCTCGCCTGGCCGTGCTGCAGGCGGTGCACTCCCACCAGCACGCGGACACGGAGTCGATCATCCGTGTCGTGCGGGAGGACCTCGGGGAGGTGTCGCACCAGGCCGTCTACGACGTCCTGCGTGCGCTGCACTCCTCCGGGCTGGTCCGCAGGATCCAGCCCACCGGTTCCGTCGCGCGGTACGAGGCGCGGGTCGGTGACAACCACCACCACGTGGTGTGCCGGTCCTGTGGCGCCATCGCCGACGTCGACTGCGCCGTCGGCTCCGCACCCTGTCTCACCGCCTCCGACGACAACGGCTTCGTGATCGACGAGGCCGAGGTCGTCTACTGGGGCCGGTGCCCCGACTGCTCATCCACTGATCCCGAGAGGATGTCCCGTGTCTGA
- a CDS encoding GAF domain-containing protein: MVADAHRLRRIYDDGLGAGGSAGIPRPVVSDSWQRSLAAHVDPEGRLPPLIYLADELKEVRTGHPLHAVMPLLRSTLVSIADEAMHVMLVTDADGTVLWRDGAHGLLHSADDVGLVEGTRWAEETIGTNAMGTALAVDEPVRIHSAEHLVRTYHDWTCVAAPVHDPDTGDTIGAIDISGPLHTVHPALVQLVTATAHLAENQLRVRLAIADERLRVKNMPHLAALRGSEGALLSASGRVIASEPYGLFPERIRLDDGVDRVQLGDGREMAVERLAEGYLLVPPSRRRGRVVPAAPTGAPRPLELRFTGGGGPRVTLDGEEFAATLRPAEILTALALHPDGLSGEQLTLMLYGEDGNPTTVRGEIHRLRSSLGAELLLTRPYRLAAGPQADFLRVRAALRDGRVSDALDSCHGELLPRSDAPAVRELRDELVVGLRHAVLASDDVALLHRFVVHPLGTDDLEAHELLLDLLDRDDPRRAAVAARAEHLRD, encoded by the coding sequence ATGGTCGCCGACGCACATCGCCTGCGGCGCATCTACGACGACGGGCTCGGCGCCGGCGGTTCGGCGGGCATCCCCCGCCCGGTCGTCTCGGACTCGTGGCAGCGCAGCCTGGCCGCGCACGTCGACCCGGAGGGCCGACTCCCCCCGCTCATCTATCTCGCCGACGAGCTGAAGGAGGTCCGGACCGGCCACCCGCTGCACGCGGTGATGCCGCTGCTCCGTTCCACCCTCGTGAGCATCGCCGACGAGGCGATGCACGTGATGCTCGTGACCGACGCCGACGGCACCGTCCTGTGGCGCGACGGCGCACACGGCCTGCTGCACTCCGCCGACGACGTCGGGCTCGTCGAGGGCACCCGCTGGGCCGAGGAGACGATCGGCACCAACGCGATGGGGACGGCGCTGGCCGTCGACGAGCCGGTCCGGATCCACTCCGCCGAGCATCTCGTCCGCACCTACCACGACTGGACCTGCGTCGCGGCCCCCGTGCACGACCCCGACACCGGCGACACCATCGGCGCGATCGACATCTCCGGGCCGCTGCACACCGTGCACCCCGCGCTGGTGCAGCTGGTGACGGCGACCGCGCACCTCGCGGAGAACCAGCTGCGGGTGCGGCTGGCGATCGCCGACGAGCGGCTGCGGGTCAAGAACATGCCGCACCTCGCGGCGTTGCGCGGCTCCGAGGGCGCCCTGCTGTCCGCGAGCGGCCGGGTCATCGCCAGCGAGCCCTACGGTCTGTTCCCCGAGCGGATCCGGCTCGACGACGGCGTCGACCGGGTGCAGCTCGGCGACGGCCGGGAGATGGCCGTCGAGAGGCTGGCCGAGGGCTACCTGCTGGTGCCGCCGTCGCGGCGGCGCGGGCGCGTCGTCCCGGCGGCGCCGACCGGTGCGCCCCGCCCGCTGGAGCTGCGCTTCACCGGCGGGGGCGGTCCGCGCGTCACCCTCGACGGCGAGGAGTTCGCCGCCACCCTGCGCCCGGCGGAGATCCTCACCGCGCTGGCGCTGCACCCCGACGGGCTCTCCGGCGAGCAGCTGACCCTGATGCTCTACGGCGAGGACGGCAACCCGACCACCGTCCGCGGCGAGATCCACCGGCTGCGGTCGTCGCTGGGCGCGGAGCTGCTGCTCACCCGCCCCTACCGGCTGGCGGCCGGGCCCCAGGCCGACTTCCTGCGGGTCCGCGCGGCGCTGCGCGACGGCCGGGTGTCCGACGCGCTCGACTCCTGCCACGGCGAGCTGCTGCCCCGCTCCGACGCGCCCGCCGTGCGCGAGCTGCGCGACGAGCTCGTGGTCGGGCTGCGGCACGCCGTGCTCGCCTCGGACGACGTCGCGCTCCTGCACCGCTTCGTCGTGCACCCGCTGGGGACCGACGACCTGGAGGCGCACGAGCTGCTGCTGGACCTGCTGGACCGGGACGACCCGCGCCGCGCCGCCGTCGCCGCACGGGCCGAGCACCTGCGGGACTGA
- a CDS encoding LuxR C-terminal-related transcriptional regulator — MTLEAVREATDLRAGRGADGADVIRRAARVLVVDSEPVVRHGLRALLTAEPDLAPAGEAASPRDALMAAERARPDAIVVDIEFARDERPGLDLVRALLERCRGVKILVLTGCRDRDSMMRTVRLGVHGYLRKGADTAEIVRALRTVLRGEGVFDPGTASAGPLQVLRDTDPAPSPTPDLCKTSLLTDRENQVLRLLAVGLSNREIGTRLRISEATVKFHVRNLRDKLEVRRRTEIVYTAARQGIV; from the coding sequence ATGACGCTCGAAGCCGTTCGTGAGGCCACCGATCTGCGTGCCGGCCGCGGGGCCGACGGCGCGGATGTGATCCGCCGCGCGGCCCGGGTACTCGTCGTCGACTCCGAGCCGGTCGTCCGGCACGGGCTGCGCGCCCTGCTGACCGCCGAGCCCGACCTGGCCCCGGCCGGTGAGGCCGCCTCCCCCCGCGACGCCCTGATGGCCGCCGAGCGCGCCCGCCCCGACGCGATCGTCGTCGACATCGAGTTCGCCCGTGACGAGCGGCCCGGCCTCGACCTGGTGCGCGCGCTGCTGGAGCGCTGCCGCGGGGTGAAGATCCTCGTGCTGACCGGCTGCCGTGACCGCGACTCGATGATGCGCACCGTCCGCCTGGGTGTCCACGGCTACCTGCGCAAGGGTGCCGACACCGCCGAGATCGTGCGGGCGCTGCGCACGGTCCTGCGCGGCGAGGGCGTCTTCGACCCGGGCACCGCGAGCGCCGGCCCGCTGCAGGTGCTGCGCGACACCGACCCGGCGCCGTCGCCCACGCCGGACCTCTGCAAGACCTCGCTGCTGACCGACCGCGAGAACCAGGTCCTGCGGCTGCTCGCCGTCGGCCTGTCCAACCGCGAGATCGGGACCCGGCTGCGGATCTCCGAGGCCACCGTGAAGTTCCACGTGCGGAACCTGCGCGACAAGCTCGAGGTCCGTCGTCGCACCGAGATCGTCTACACCGCCGCCCGCCAGGGCATCGTCTGA
- a CDS encoding ABC transporter ATP-binding protein: MRHRRVTVGALVASMLGVGLEAIGPLLIREGVNGAIGGDTGVLAPVVGGLLVLGVLKFVGAFVRRYLGGKMALNVQHDLRRAVFGAVQRMDGVRQDRLRTGQVASRAISDLQLVQGFLSMVPLSAGTVVLVVVAIIAMLYLSPLLTVVALVMLPLAFLATNSIRRRLFPATWSAQQRAAEIAQQVEETVTGVRVVKGFGQEARETATLEGRARRLYGERLRAAGLTARLNPMLLALPGLGQVAVIGVGGWMAARGTIDLGTFLAFTTYVGMLVGPARLIGALVVTAQLTRAGAERVFEIVDAAPGIVDPERPAALPEGPLTVELDDVRFGYEPAGSGPDGDAAPDPVLDGLSLRVEPGETLALVGPPGSGKSTVALLLPRFYDPQAGRLAIGGVDLRDLRLHDLRAELGVVFEEAFLFSDSIRNNIAYGRPDAGEDEIRAAAEAAQVASFVEDLPDGYDTEVGERGLTLSGGQRQRIALARAMLTRPRVLVLDDATSAVDTATEAAIHETLHELTAERTTLLVAHRRSTLALADRIAVLDKGRVVDTGTEDELRGRCALFRELLATGPADELGGGTREPTAHEAAAGTGTGNGTGNGNGTGTGTGTGNGNGTRVLDDVPAGPAVTPELWPRVSIEEDPDRALTRDGGGGAAGWAGGISATPELLESVAKLPPADESPRLRGDEDPTAPDPAFRLSSLLRPVRWLLVLGVALMTADALATLALPSIARIAVDDGIADGATRVLLLAALAGLLIVVLDAVVVGFQTLVTARAGESLLYLLRLRSYAHLQRLGLDFYERELSGRIMTRMTTDVDALSTFLQTGLAQAVVSLLTIGGVATALVLTDPQLALYALGWLLPLLAVGTVVFRRFSSRAYAEARERVSVVNADLQENVSGVRIAQAYVREELSYDRFGERSDAYRRSRLRAQRYIATYFPFVAFLSDIATAVVLFVGGTRIVGGDITPGVLTAFLLYLTLFFGPVQQLSQVFDGYQQARVGLNRISELLRTPTSVPDEPERPAPVPSRLRGEVVLDHVTFRYPGVDAPALDDVSLRVGAGETVALVGATGAGKSTLIKLIARFYDTGDGQVRVDGVDVRRFPLAGYRARLGVVPQEAHLFTGDVASNIAYGRPDAPPERIETAARAVGALGLVRSLPQGFRTPVGERGQGLSAGQRQLVALARAELVDPDVLIFDEATAALDPATEATVLAAGERVASRRTAFVVAHRLQTARRADRIVVLSGGRIAEEGTHDELVRAGGRYAALWRAGELEPEPDSPLAAQT; this comes from the coding sequence ATGCGGCACCGCCGCGTCACCGTCGGTGCGCTCGTCGCGTCGATGCTCGGCGTCGGGCTGGAGGCGATCGGTCCGCTGCTGATCCGCGAGGGCGTGAACGGCGCGATCGGCGGGGACACCGGCGTGCTCGCGCCGGTCGTCGGCGGGCTCCTGGTGCTGGGCGTGCTGAAGTTCGTCGGTGCGTTCGTGCGCCGCTACCTCGGCGGCAAGATGGCGCTGAACGTGCAGCACGACCTGCGGCGCGCGGTGTTCGGCGCGGTACAGCGTATGGACGGCGTCCGCCAGGACCGGCTGCGCACCGGCCAGGTCGCCTCGCGGGCCATCTCCGACCTGCAGCTGGTGCAGGGCTTCCTGTCGATGGTGCCGCTGTCGGCGGGCACCGTCGTGCTGGTGGTCGTCGCGATCATCGCGATGCTGTACCTGTCGCCGCTGCTCACCGTGGTCGCGCTGGTCATGCTGCCGCTGGCGTTCCTGGCCACCAACAGCATCCGGCGCAGGCTGTTCCCGGCCACCTGGTCCGCGCAGCAACGGGCCGCCGAGATCGCCCAGCAGGTCGAGGAGACCGTCACCGGCGTGCGCGTGGTGAAGGGATTCGGGCAGGAGGCCCGCGAGACCGCCACGCTGGAGGGACGGGCCCGCCGGCTCTACGGCGAGCGGCTGCGGGCCGCCGGGCTGACCGCGCGGCTCAACCCGATGCTGCTCGCGCTGCCCGGGCTGGGACAGGTCGCGGTGATCGGCGTCGGTGGCTGGATGGCCGCCCGCGGCACGATCGACCTCGGCACGTTCCTGGCGTTCACCACCTACGTCGGGATGCTCGTCGGGCCCGCCCGGCTGATCGGCGCGCTCGTGGTCACCGCGCAGCTGACCCGGGCCGGGGCGGAGCGTGTCTTCGAGATCGTCGACGCCGCACCGGGGATCGTCGACCCGGAGCGTCCGGCCGCGCTGCCCGAGGGCCCGCTGACCGTCGAGCTGGACGACGTCCGGTTCGGCTACGAGCCCGCGGGCTCCGGTCCGGACGGCGACGCCGCCCCCGACCCGGTCCTGGACGGGCTCTCCCTGCGCGTCGAACCCGGCGAGACCCTCGCCCTGGTCGGTCCGCCCGGCTCGGGCAAGTCGACGGTGGCGCTGCTGCTGCCCCGCTTCTACGACCCGCAGGCCGGGCGTCTCGCGATCGGCGGGGTGGACCTGCGCGACCTGCGGCTGCACGACCTGCGCGCCGAGCTGGGGGTGGTGTTCGAGGAGGCGTTCCTGTTCTCCGACAGCATCCGCAACAACATCGCCTACGGCCGGCCCGACGCCGGCGAGGACGAGATCCGCGCCGCCGCCGAGGCCGCACAGGTGGCGTCGTTCGTCGAGGACCTGCCGGACGGCTACGACACCGAGGTCGGCGAGCGCGGCCTGACCCTGTCCGGCGGTCAGCGGCAGCGGATCGCGCTGGCCCGGGCGATGCTGACCCGGCCGCGGGTGCTCGTGCTCGACGACGCGACCTCCGCGGTCGACACCGCGACCGAGGCCGCGATCCACGAGACCCTGCACGAGCTGACCGCCGAGCGGACCACGCTGCTGGTCGCGCACCGGCGGTCCACCCTGGCGCTGGCCGACCGGATCGCGGTGCTGGACAAGGGCCGGGTCGTCGACACCGGTACCGAGGACGAGCTGCGCGGCCGGTGCGCGCTGTTCCGGGAGCTGCTCGCCACCGGCCCCGCCGACGAGCTCGGCGGCGGTACCCGGGAGCCCACCGCCCACGAGGCGGCAGCCGGCACCGGCACCGGCAACGGCACCGGCAACGGCAACGGCACCGGCACCGGCACCGGCACCGGCAACGGCAACGGCACCCGCGTCCTCGACGATGTACCGGCGGGCCCGGCCGTCACCCCGGAGCTGTGGCCGCGGGTCAGCATCGAGGAGGACCCGGACCGGGCCCTGACCCGCGACGGCGGCGGCGGCGCGGCCGGCTGGGCCGGGGGGATCAGTGCGACCCCCGAGCTGCTCGAGTCCGTCGCGAAGCTGCCCCCGGCGGACGAGTCCCCCCGGCTGCGCGGCGACGAGGACCCGACCGCCCCCGATCCCGCGTTCCGGCTGTCCTCGCTGCTGCGCCCCGTGCGCTGGCTGCTGGTGCTCGGCGTCGCGCTGATGACCGCGGATGCGCTGGCGACCCTGGCCCTGCCGAGCATCGCCCGGATCGCCGTCGACGACGGCATCGCCGACGGCGCCACCCGGGTCCTGCTGCTGGCGGCGCTGGCCGGGCTGCTGATCGTCGTGCTGGACGCGGTGGTCGTCGGGTTCCAGACGCTGGTCACCGCCCGGGCCGGGGAGAGCCTGCTCTACCTGCTGCGGCTGCGCAGCTACGCGCACCTGCAGCGGCTCGGCCTGGACTTCTACGAGCGCGAGCTGTCCGGCCGGATCATGACCCGGATGACCACCGACGTGGACGCACTGTCCACGTTCCTGCAGACCGGGCTGGCGCAGGCCGTCGTCAGCCTCCTGACGATCGGCGGGGTCGCGACCGCGCTGGTGCTCACCGACCCGCAGCTCGCGCTGTACGCGCTGGGCTGGTTGCTGCCGCTGCTCGCGGTCGGCACCGTGGTGTTCCGCCGGTTCTCCTCCCGCGCCTACGCCGAGGCCCGCGAGCGGGTCAGCGTGGTCAACGCCGACCTGCAGGAGAACGTGTCCGGGGTGCGCATCGCGCAGGCCTACGTCCGCGAGGAGCTGAGCTACGACCGCTTCGGCGAGCGCTCGGACGCCTACCGCCGGTCGCGGCTGCGCGCGCAGCGCTACATCGCCACCTACTTCCCGTTCGTGGCGTTCCTGTCCGACATCGCCACGGCGGTCGTGCTGTTCGTCGGCGGGACCCGCATCGTCGGCGGGGACATCACCCCGGGGGTGCTCACCGCGTTCCTGCTGTACCTGACCCTGTTCTTCGGCCCGGTGCAGCAGCTGTCGCAGGTGTTCGACGGCTACCAGCAGGCCCGGGTCGGCCTGAACCGGATCTCGGAGCTGCTGCGGACGCCCACCTCCGTCCCGGACGAGCCCGAGCGGCCGGCGCCCGTGCCGTCGCGGCTGCGCGGCGAGGTCGTGCTGGACCACGTGACGTTCCGCTACCCGGGGGTGGACGCCCCCGCCCTCGACGACGTGTCGCTGCGCGTCGGGGCGGGCGAGACCGTCGCGCTGGTGGGCGCCACCGGTGCCGGCAAGTCGACGCTGATCAAGCTGATCGCCCGGTTCTACGACACCGGCGACGGCCAGGTCCGCGTCGACGGCGTCGACGTGCGCCGCTTCCCGCTGGCCGGGTACCGCGCGCGGCTCGGGGTGGTCCCGCAGGAGGCGCACCTGTTCACCGGTGACGTCGCCTCGAACATCGCCTACGGCCGCCCGGACGCCCCGCCGGAGCGGATCGAGACCGCCGCCCGCGCGGTCGGGGCGCTGGGCCTGGTGCGGTCGCTGCCACAGGGGTTCCGCACCCCGGTAGGTGAGCGGGGACAGGGCCTGTCCGCGGGGCAGCGGCAGCTCGTCGCGCTGGCGCGGGCCGAGCTGGTCGACCCGGACGTACTGATCTTCGACGAGGCGACCGCGGCACTGGACCCGGCCACCGAGGCCACCGTGCTGGCGGCGGGGGAACGGGTGGCGTCGCGGCGGACCGCGTTCGTCGTCGCCCACCGGCTGCAGACCGCGCGGCGGGCGGACCGGATCGTGGTGCTGTCCGGCGGTCGGATCGCCGAGGAGGGCACGCACGACGAGCTGGTCCGCGCGGGCGGTCGCTACGCGGCACTCTGGCGCGCGGGAGAGCTGGAGCCCGAGCCGGACAGCCCGCTGGCCGCACAGACCTGA
- a CDS encoding long-chain-fatty-acid--CoA ligase, translated as MIDPTSTVSSLLRSHATERPDDEALRFGDVRRTWSELDVRVRRLAAALRAEGIGPGDRVAVLDLNHPSCLELSLACAWIGAANAVVNFRLAPPEIVYVIGDARARLLLVGPEFAGAVGQLREKLGAVERVLHVGGEADEYEAFLAAHEPDTDPYDAGPGDCFVQLYTSGTTGFPKGAMLTHGAMLAHAAHVAADFELTPTDVVQVAMPLFHVGGTSYAFLALAQGARIVMARMPDPAALLDMVAAEGITHTFWVPALMGAMTQVPGAADRDYASLRAISYGASPMPLPVMRASLALFGPKLHQVYGMTEACGVVSSLGPEDHGDPAVEHRLVSAGRPITGCTIEVRDPATGERLGTDEPGEIWVRTDQLMSGYWDKPEATAAAITPDGWLRSGDGGHIDADGYVYVTDRIKDMIVSGGENVYPAEIERVLAEHPTVGDVAVIGVPDDRWGEVPKACVVAAPGATVDPEELLVHARAHLASFKCPKTVDVLPELPRNPTGKILKKDLRAPFWAGRERSTV; from the coding sequence GTGATCGACCCGACCAGCACCGTGTCCTCCCTGCTGCGCAGCCACGCCACCGAGCGCCCGGACGACGAGGCCCTGCGCTTCGGCGACGTCCGCCGCACCTGGTCCGAGCTCGACGTCCGGGTGCGCAGGCTCGCGGCGGCCCTGCGCGCGGAGGGCATCGGCCCGGGCGACCGGGTCGCGGTGCTGGACCTCAACCATCCGTCGTGCCTGGAGCTGTCGCTGGCGTGCGCGTGGATCGGGGCGGCGAACGCGGTCGTGAACTTCCGGCTCGCCCCGCCGGAGATCGTCTACGTGATCGGCGACGCGCGGGCGCGGCTGCTGCTGGTCGGCCCGGAGTTCGCCGGGGCGGTCGGGCAGCTGCGGGAGAAGCTCGGCGCGGTGGAGCGGGTGCTCCACGTGGGCGGGGAGGCCGACGAGTACGAGGCGTTCCTCGCTGCGCACGAGCCGGACACCGATCCCTACGACGCCGGCCCCGGCGACTGCTTCGTGCAGCTCTACACCTCGGGCACCACCGGGTTCCCGAAGGGCGCGATGCTCACCCACGGCGCGATGCTGGCGCACGCCGCGCACGTCGCTGCGGACTTCGAGCTGACGCCGACCGACGTCGTGCAGGTCGCGATGCCGCTGTTCCACGTCGGCGGGACCAGCTACGCCTTCCTCGCACTCGCCCAGGGCGCGCGGATCGTGATGGCCCGGATGCCCGACCCGGCGGCGCTGCTGGACATGGTCGCCGCGGAGGGCATCACGCACACGTTCTGGGTGCCCGCGCTGATGGGCGCGATGACCCAGGTGCCGGGCGCGGCCGACCGGGACTACGCGTCGCTGCGGGCGATCTCCTACGGCGCCTCGCCGATGCCGCTGCCGGTGATGCGGGCGTCGCTGGCGCTGTTCGGCCCGAAGCTGCACCAGGTCTACGGGATGACCGAGGCCTGCGGCGTGGTCAGCTCGCTGGGCCCGGAGGACCACGGGGACCCTGCCGTCGAGCACCGGCTGGTGTCGGCGGGCAGACCGATCACCGGCTGCACGATCGAGGTGCGCGACCCGGCGACGGGCGAGCGGCTCGGCACGGACGAGCCCGGGGAGATCTGGGTGCGGACCGACCAGCTGATGAGCGGCTACTGGGACAAGCCGGAGGCGACGGCGGCGGCGATCACCCCGGACGGATGGCTGCGGTCCGGCGACGGCGGCCACATCGACGCCGACGGCTACGTCTACGTCACCGACCGGATCAAGGACATGATCGTCTCGGGCGGGGAGAACGTGTACCCGGCCGAGATCGAGCGGGTGCTCGCCGAGCACCCGACCGTCGGCGACGTCGCCGTCATCGGAGTGCCCGACGACCGGTGGGGCGAGGTCCCGAAGGCCTGCGTGGTGGCCGCGCCGGGGGCGACCGTCGACCCCGAGGAGCTGCTCGTTCACGCGCGCGCCCACCTGGCGTCGTTCAAGTGTCCGAAGACCGTCGACGTCCTGCCGGAGCTCCCCCGCAACCCGACCGGCAAGATCCTCAAGAAGGATCTCCGGGCACCGTTCTGGGCGGGCCGGGAGCGCAGCACCGTCTGA
- a CDS encoding ATP-binding cassette domain-containing protein — protein MQETASTDPVTAAGSGRIVVEGLGKRFGPVEAVHDLSFTVEPGSVTGFLGPNGSGKTTTLRMILGLVVPSTGRALVDGVPFSALTSPGRVVGAVLEVQGVHPRRTARAHLRAAAAAIGVPDSRVDEVLTLVGLAAAADRSAGGFSLGMNQRLALAVALLGDPRILVLDEPGNGLDPDGIAWLRSFLQAFAASGRSVLVSSHQLAEMELTAQRLVVIDRGACRFDGTVAELRAGHGSRVLVRAADPARLAEALATDGITEIDRVDDGVLAVGGADAVRVGDLALAAGVAVYGMSEERAGLEQMFLRLLAGEEQR, from the coding sequence GTGCAGGAGACCGCGTCCACGGACCCGGTGACGGCGGCCGGGAGCGGACGGATCGTCGTCGAGGGTCTGGGCAAGAGGTTCGGCCCGGTCGAGGCCGTGCACGACCTGTCGTTCACCGTCGAGCCCGGCTCGGTGACCGGGTTCCTCGGACCCAACGGCTCGGGCAAGACGACGACGCTGCGGATGATCCTCGGCCTGGTCGTGCCCAGCACCGGGCGAGCGCTCGTCGACGGCGTCCCGTTCTCCGCGCTGACCTCGCCCGGCCGCGTCGTCGGCGCGGTCCTGGAGGTCCAGGGCGTGCACCCGCGGCGCACCGCGCGTGCGCACCTGCGCGCCGCGGCCGCCGCGATCGGCGTCCCCGACTCGCGGGTCGACGAGGTCCTCACGCTGGTCGGCCTGGCCGCCGCCGCGGACCGCTCGGCGGGCGGGTTCTCGCTCGGCATGAACCAGCGCCTGGCCCTGGCCGTCGCGCTGCTCGGCGACCCGCGCATCCTCGTGCTCGACGAGCCGGGCAACGGCCTCGACCCCGACGGCATCGCCTGGCTGCGCTCGTTCCTGCAGGCCTTCGCCGCGTCCGGGCGCAGCGTGCTGGTCTCCTCCCACCAGCTGGCCGAGATGGAGCTGACCGCGCAGCGCCTGGTCGTCATCGACCGCGGTGCCTGCCGTTTCGACGGCACGGTCGCCGAGCTGCGCGCCGGCCACGGCTCGCGGGTGCTCGTGCGCGCTGCGGACCCGGCCCGGCTGGCCGAGGCGCTCGCCACGGACGGGATCACCGAGATCGACCGCGTCGACGACGGCGTGCTGGCCGTCGGCGGGGCCGACGCGGTCCGCGTCGGGGACCTGGCGCTCGCCGCGGGCGTCGCCGTGTACGGCATGAGCGAGGAGCGGGCCGGGCTGGAACAGATGTTCCTGCGCCTGCTCGCCGGGGAGGAGCAGCGCTGA